The Chthoniobacterales bacterium genome includes a window with the following:
- a CDS encoding L-rhamnose isomerase, whose product MNPYTFAQETYAALGVDTDAALARLTSIPISLHCWQGDDVGGFENPGTGITGGGIQATGNYPGKARTLDELRSDLDKAFSLIPGRHRLNLHACYADFTAGKVERDALTTTHFQSWIDWCQTRGLGLDFNPTYFSHPLANDGKTLTHPDEKVRQFWIDHGIACRKIGADMGRQLGSPTVTNVWIPDGSKDIPVDRKGPRELLEASLRAIFQENLDPRHNLDAVESKLFGIGSESYVVGSHEFYLAYATKNQKLYCLDAGHFHPTESVADKISSTLQFVPEILLHVSRGVRWDSDHVVLLDDPTRAIMEEVVRGDFLSRTHIGLDFFDASINRIAAWVIGTRSTLKALLIALLEPTATLREMETQGDNTSRLALIEEMKTLPFGIVWDEYCRRQNTPIGAAWLREVQAHERQILSQRS is encoded by the coding sequence ATGAATCCCTACACCTTCGCTCAAGAAACATACGCCGCGCTCGGCGTGGACACCGACGCCGCCCTCGCACGTCTGACTTCGATACCAATCTCACTCCACTGCTGGCAGGGCGACGACGTCGGCGGCTTTGAAAACCCCGGCACTGGAATCACCGGCGGCGGCATTCAAGCCACCGGAAATTACCCTGGAAAAGCGCGCACGCTGGACGAGTTGCGCTCCGATCTGGACAAGGCTTTTTCGCTCATCCCCGGCCGGCATCGGCTGAATCTGCACGCCTGCTACGCCGATTTCACCGCCGGAAAAGTGGAGCGCGACGCCCTCACCACCACACATTTTCAAAGCTGGATCGACTGGTGCCAGACACGCGGACTCGGTTTGGATTTCAACCCCACTTATTTCTCGCACCCACTGGCCAATGACGGAAAAACCCTCACGCATCCCGACGAAAAAGTGCGCCAGTTCTGGATCGATCACGGCATTGCCTGCCGCAAAATCGGGGCAGACATGGGACGCCAGCTCGGCTCGCCGACCGTGACGAACGTCTGGATTCCCGATGGCTCGAAAGACATTCCGGTCGATCGCAAAGGTCCGCGTGAACTCCTCGAAGCCTCGCTCCGGGCGATCTTTCAGGAAAATCTCGACCCGCGCCATAACCTCGACGCCGTGGAATCGAAACTTTTTGGAATCGGGTCGGAGTCGTATGTCGTCGGCTCGCACGAATTTTATCTGGCTTACGCCACGAAAAACCAGAAGCTCTACTGCCTCGACGCGGGCCACTTTCATCCCACGGAAAGTGTCGCAGACAAGATTTCCTCCACGCTCCAATTCGTCCCGGAGATTCTCCTGCATGTCAGCCGCGGCGTTCGCTGGGACAGCGATCACGTCGTCCTCCTCGACGACCCGACCCGCGCCATCATGGAGGAAGTCGTCCGTGGCGATTTCCTGTCGCGGACTCACATCGGACTCGACTTTTTCGACGCCAGCATCAACCGCATCGCGGCCTGGGTCATCGGCACCCGCAGCACGTTAAAGGCACTGCTCATCGCCTTGTTGGAACCCACCGCCACGCTCCGCGAAATGGAAACCCAAGGCGACAACACCTCGCGGCTCGCCTTGATCGAGGAGATGAAAACGCTGCCCTTCGGCATCGTCTGGGATGAATATTGTCGCCGCCAGAACACGCCCATCGGCGCGGCCTGGCTGCGCGAGGTTCAGGCCCACGAGCGGCAGATTCTCTCGCAGCGCAGCTAA
- a CDS encoding glucose-1-phosphate adenylyltransferase has translation MDTLNLPSVVRKTLAVIMGGGAGSRLYPLTKDRSKPAVPLGGKYRIVDIPISNCLNSGLRKIYVLTQFNSTSLHRHINASYQFDHFTKSFVEILAAQQTPEGSHWYQGTADAVRQNMRYFLEDPYEYYIVLSGDQLYRMDYADLLASHIRSKADITLATIPVARAAATDFGIMDSDADYRITRFEEKPKDPAVLDTLRIPADLLKKLGQPADSDLYQASMGIYVFNRKVLEECLDNDFADFGKHIIPTAIKERHVSAYIFQGYWEDIGTIRAFFEANLKLTDLVPEYSFFEKDSPIYTHRRFLPATKINGAMVRQAIISDGCIISDCSLERSVIGIRSIINSGATVRHSVIMGSDFYETTPPAGLPAIGIGKNCVVDRAIIDKNARIGDGCVITPEGKPDHMDGDGFFVRDGIIVIPKNGVIPAGRWI, from the coding sequence ATGGATACCCTCAATCTCCCCTCTGTCGTTCGGAAAACCCTCGCTGTCATCATGGGTGGCGGAGCTGGCTCCCGGCTCTATCCCCTCACCAAGGACCGCAGCAAACCCGCCGTCCCACTCGGTGGAAAATATCGCATCGTCGATATCCCGATCTCGAACTGCCTGAACTCCGGCCTGCGGAAAATTTACGTCCTCACTCAGTTTAACAGCACCTCCCTCCACCGCCACATCAACGCCAGCTACCAGTTCGACCATTTCACCAAGAGCTTCGTCGAAATCCTCGCCGCGCAGCAGACCCCCGAGGGCTCCCATTGGTATCAAGGCACCGCCGACGCCGTCCGGCAAAACATGCGCTACTTCCTCGAGGACCCGTATGAATATTACATCGTCCTGAGCGGCGACCAGCTCTACCGGATGGACTACGCCGACCTCCTCGCCAGCCACATTCGCTCCAAGGCCGACATCACCCTCGCCACCATTCCCGTCGCCCGTGCTGCCGCCACCGACTTCGGCATCATGGACAGCGACGCCGATTACCGCATCACCCGCTTCGAGGAGAAACCCAAAGACCCCGCCGTCCTCGACACCCTTCGCATTCCAGCCGACCTCCTCAAGAAACTCGGCCAGCCAGCCGACTCCGATCTCTATCAGGCCTCCATGGGCATCTACGTCTTCAACCGCAAAGTCCTCGAGGAATGCCTCGATAACGACTTCGCCGACTTCGGTAAACACATCATCCCCACCGCGATCAAAGAGCGGCACGTCAGCGCGTATATTTTCCAAGGCTACTGGGAAGACATCGGCACCATTCGCGCCTTCTTCGAGGCGAACCTCAAACTCACCGACCTCGTCCCCGAGTACTCCTTCTTCGAAAAGGACAGCCCCATCTACACCCACCGCCGGTTCCTGCCCGCCACCAAGATCAACGGCGCCATGGTCCGCCAGGCCATCATCTCCGACGGATGCATCATCTCCGACTGCTCCCTCGAACGCAGCGTCATCGGCATCCGATCCATCATCAATAGCGGGGCCACCGTGCGGCACTCCGTCATCATGGGCAGCGACTTCTACGAAACCACCCCGCCCGCCGGCTTGCCCGCCATCGGCATCGGCAAAAACTGCGTCGTGGACCGCGCCATCATCGACAAAAACGCCCGCATCGGCGACGGCTGCGTCATCACGCCCGAAGGCAAACCCGACCACATGGACGGCGACGGCTTCTTCGTGAGGGACGGCATCATCGTTATCCCCAAGAACGGCGTCATCCCCGCTGGCCGCTGGATTTAG
- the glmS gene encoding glutamine--fructose-6-phosphate transaminase (isomerizing) translates to MCGIVGYIGQAEASPILLDGLRRLEYRGYDSAGLVTVYQGAMQIRKAVGRIASLAEHLEKQPVCGTIGISHTRWATHGPATETNAHPHVDASGRLAIVHNGVIENYQTIKAGLVAEGHTFQSQTDTEVLAHFIGKYYDEAGGTHGASRLLDAVRSALKGVIGTYGLAITHLDVPEVIVGARRGSPLVVGLGKGENFLASDPQAIVAHTREVIYLKDYDIACVGRDSFEISSLVGAVTGSYEVTKVEFTSDDIELGKFPHYMLKEIYEQPNSVRDAMRGRLSNEDATAILGGLNMTSQELRAVERVVLTGCGTASHAGLVGEYLIESLAHLPAEVEIASEFRYRNLPLSKDTLVFAISQSGETIDTLAAVREAQRKGQRTLGICNNVASTIARECGAGVYMHAGPEIGVAATKSFTSQVTVLTLISLLLGRIRNLSATEGLRIVKALEAIPGQIEQILTQSEHIRHIAEKYADAKSMLFLGRQYNFPIALEGALKMKEITYISAQGYPSAELKHGVIALVEPSLPSVFIAPSDGVFEANLNSIEQVKARQGPVIAIGTEGETELSRIADDVIHIPACPDYLSPLLTVIPLQLLAYHTAVALGRDVDKPRNLAKSVTVE, encoded by the coding sequence ATGTGTGGAATTGTTGGTTACATCGGTCAGGCAGAGGCGAGTCCCATTCTATTGGACGGGCTTCGGCGCTTGGAATATCGCGGCTACGACTCGGCCGGTCTCGTGACGGTGTATCAGGGCGCGATGCAGATTCGCAAAGCCGTTGGGCGCATCGCCAGTCTGGCCGAGCATCTTGAGAAACAACCCGTCTGCGGCACGATCGGGATCAGCCACACGCGCTGGGCCACCCACGGGCCGGCGACGGAGACCAATGCCCACCCGCATGTCGATGCCAGTGGCCGGCTGGCGATCGTTCACAATGGAGTGATTGAGAATTACCAGACGATCAAGGCCGGATTGGTGGCTGAGGGGCACACCTTCCAGAGCCAGACCGACACCGAGGTGCTGGCGCATTTCATCGGGAAATATTACGACGAGGCGGGTGGGACGCATGGGGCCTCGCGCCTGCTCGATGCCGTGCGTTCCGCGCTGAAAGGCGTCATCGGGACTTACGGCCTGGCTATCACGCATCTCGACGTGCCGGAGGTGATCGTCGGCGCGCGCCGGGGCAGTCCGCTGGTGGTAGGCCTGGGCAAAGGCGAAAACTTCCTCGCGAGCGATCCGCAAGCCATCGTCGCCCACACGCGCGAGGTGATCTATTTGAAGGACTACGACATCGCCTGCGTCGGGCGGGATTCGTTTGAAATCAGCAGTCTCGTGGGCGCAGTGACGGGGAGTTACGAGGTGACCAAGGTGGAATTCACCAGCGACGACATCGAGCTCGGGAAGTTTCCGCACTACATGCTGAAGGAGATCTACGAGCAGCCGAACAGCGTGCGCGACGCCATGCGCGGGCGGCTTTCCAACGAGGACGCGACGGCGATTCTCGGCGGCTTGAACATGACTTCGCAGGAACTCCGTGCCGTCGAGCGAGTGGTTCTCACCGGTTGCGGCACGGCGTCGCACGCGGGCTTGGTTGGCGAATATCTCATCGAATCGCTGGCGCATCTGCCTGCCGAAGTGGAGATCGCGAGCGAGTTTCGCTACCGCAATCTGCCATTGAGCAAGGACACACTAGTCTTCGCGATTTCGCAGAGTGGCGAAACCATCGACACGCTGGCCGCCGTCCGCGAGGCGCAGCGCAAGGGGCAGCGCACGCTCGGCATTTGCAACAACGTCGCCAGCACCATCGCGCGCGAATGCGGTGCCGGAGTTTACATGCACGCCGGGCCGGAAATCGGCGTCGCCGCGACGAAGTCCTTCACCAGCCAGGTGACGGTGCTGACTTTGATTTCACTCTTGCTCGGACGCATCCGAAATCTGTCTGCGACCGAGGGACTGCGTATCGTCAAGGCGCTCGAAGCCATCCCCGGCCAGATCGAGCAAATCCTCACCCAGAGCGAGCACATCCGGCACATCGCGGAGAAATATGCCGACGCCAAGTCGATGCTTTTCCTCGGGCGCCAATACAACTTCCCGATCGCTCTCGAAGGCGCGCTGAAGATGAAGGAGATCACCTATATTTCGGCCCAAGGCTACCCCAGCGCGGAGTTGAAACACGGCGTCATCGCGCTGGTCGAGCCGAGTTTGCCGAGCGTTTTCATCGCGCCGAGCGACGGCGTTTTCGAGGCCAACTTGAACAGCATCGAGCAAGTCAAGGCGCGCCAGGGCCCGGTCATCGCCATCGGCACCGAGGGCGAAACGGAACTCAGCCGCATCGCGGACGACGTCATCCACATTCCCGCCTGCCCCGATTATCTCAGCCCGCTGTTGACGGTGATTCCACTGCAACTCCTCGCTTACCACACCGCTGTCGCTCTCGGTCGCGACGTGGACAAACCCCGCAATCTCGCCAAAAGCGTGACGGTGGAATAA
- the hpnJ gene encoding hopanoid biosynthesis associated radical SAM protein HpnJ, whose translation MECRPTLFLNPPSWQGFDGGAGSRYQAKREVRSFWYPTWLAQPAALVDNSRLVDAPADDLSVDDVLKIARDYEVVVIHTSNPTLRGDALLAEALKNQKPQTSVGLVGAQAAVLPDITIGASEAIDWVGRKEFDFTCRDVALGKPLAEITGLSYRHEGKIIHNSERALIHNFDELPSVMDIYKRDLTIENYAIGYLKHPYVSHYTGRGCPAQCTFCLWPQTVGGHQYRAKSPAAVGREMAHAKSLFPQVKEFFFDDDTFTAYAPRAREIAVEMGKLGVTWSCNARANVNYETLKTMRDNGLRLLLVGYESGSQAILDNIKKGVTIEQAKRFTKDCHALGITIHGTFIVGLPGETPATIRQTMEYAKELDLFSIQVSLAAPYPGTELYRQAMENGWFREGDLVNDAGQQIAALEYADLTKEEIFAAVEKFYKSYYFRFKPISRIVKTMLRDKDVMKRRLREGGEFFKFLQLRGVR comes from the coding sequence ATGGAATGCCGTCCGACTTTGTTTTTAAATCCACCGTCGTGGCAGGGCTTCGATGGAGGCGCTGGCTCCCGCTACCAGGCGAAACGCGAAGTTCGCTCGTTCTGGTATCCCACCTGGCTCGCGCAGCCGGCCGCTCTGGTGGATAATTCCCGGCTCGTCGATGCTCCGGCGGACGATCTGTCCGTCGATGACGTCCTGAAAATCGCCCGCGACTACGAGGTCGTGGTCATTCACACGAGCAACCCAACTTTGCGCGGCGACGCCTTGCTGGCGGAGGCCTTGAAAAATCAGAAACCGCAAACCAGCGTCGGCCTCGTCGGAGCGCAGGCGGCGGTGCTACCCGACATCACCATCGGCGCTTCCGAGGCGATCGACTGGGTCGGCAGAAAGGAGTTTGATTTCACTTGCCGCGACGTGGCGCTCGGAAAACCTCTCGCCGAAATCACCGGCCTCTCTTACCGGCACGAGGGCAAAATCATTCACAACAGCGAGCGCGCTCTCATCCACAATTTCGACGAATTGCCCAGCGTGATGGACATCTACAAGCGCGATCTCACCATCGAAAACTACGCCATTGGCTACCTAAAACATCCCTACGTTTCCCACTACACTGGGCGCGGATGTCCGGCGCAATGCACCTTTTGCCTCTGGCCGCAGACCGTCGGCGGGCACCAATATCGCGCCAAATCCCCCGCCGCTGTCGGTCGCGAAATGGCGCACGCGAAGTCCTTGTTTCCACAGGTGAAAGAGTTCTTTTTTGATGACGACACCTTCACCGCCTACGCGCCGCGAGCCCGCGAGATCGCCGTGGAAATGGGAAAACTTGGAGTTACCTGGAGCTGCAACGCGCGCGCCAACGTCAACTACGAGACGCTGAAAACGATGCGCGACAACGGACTTCGATTGTTATTGGTCGGCTACGAAAGCGGCAGCCAGGCCATCCTCGATAACATCAAAAAAGGCGTCACCATCGAGCAGGCGAAACGTTTCACCAAGGACTGTCACGCACTCGGCATCACCATCCACGGCACCTTTATCGTTGGCCTGCCCGGCGAGACGCCCGCCACCATTCGCCAGACGATGGAGTATGCCAAGGAACTCGATTTGTTTTCGATTCAGGTCAGCCTCGCCGCGCCATATCCGGGCACGGAATTGTATCGTCAGGCCATGGAAAACGGCTGGTTTCGCGAGGGCGATCTAGTCAACGACGCGGGCCAGCAAATCGCCGCGCTGGAATATGCGGATCTCACCAAAGAGGAAATTTTCGCCGCCGTGGAGAAGTTCTACAAGAGCTACTACTTCCGGTTCAAGCCGATCAGCCGCATCGTGAAAACCATGTTGCGGGACAAGGACGTGATGAAGCGCCGACTGCGCGAGGGCGGGGAATTTTTCAAGTTTCTCCAGTTGCGCGGAGTTCGATAA
- the murJ gene encoding murein biosynthesis integral membrane protein MurJ produces MAAKSRSASFLVAAGILLSRIAGLVRQRVFAHYFGQSAAADAFNAAFRIPNFLQNLFGEGVLSASFIPVYSRLLAGDDEKEAGRVAGAIASIILLVVSSIVLVGVLLTPWLVSAIAPGFVGERRELTIVLTRILFPGAGLLVLSAWCLGILNSHRKFFLSYTAPVLWNVVMIGAMFWWGRHSTQSQLAVSLAWASVAGSAAQFLIQLPVVLRCAPAIRLGASWKNPAVQIVTRNFVPVFIGRGVVQLSAFIDALIASLLPIGTVSALAYAQVLYTLPVSLFGMSVSAAELPEMSSARGTEEEVFAYLRKRLDKGLTRIAFFIVPSAMAFLALGDVLVAALFQTGKFTSGDANYVWAILAGSTVGLLAATLGRLYASTYYALQDTKTPLKFAIIRVVLVTVLGYWAAVILPGWMGWSAVWGGAGLTASAGVAGWVEFFLLRRKLNQKIGPTGLPAGLTSRLWTSALLAAGLGWLVKLSLPIELHPIVRAAVILPVFGASYFALAAIFKVEEALALFRRLRR; encoded by the coding sequence ATGGCGGCCAAATCCCGCAGTGCCAGCTTCCTCGTTGCCGCAGGAATTTTACTGAGCCGCATCGCCGGGCTCGTGCGCCAGCGGGTCTTTGCACATTACTTCGGACAATCGGCGGCGGCGGACGCCTTCAACGCGGCGTTTAGGATTCCTAACTTCCTGCAAAATCTCTTCGGCGAAGGCGTGCTCTCCGCTTCCTTCATCCCGGTTTATTCGCGATTGCTGGCAGGCGACGATGAGAAAGAAGCGGGCCGCGTCGCCGGGGCCATCGCGTCGATCATTTTGTTAGTCGTCTCCAGCATCGTGTTAGTCGGCGTGCTTCTAACACCGTGGCTCGTCAGCGCCATCGCGCCCGGATTTGTCGGTGAACGCCGAGAGCTCACCATCGTGTTGACGCGCATTCTTTTTCCCGGCGCAGGACTGCTAGTACTATCAGCGTGGTGCCTGGGAATTTTGAACAGCCACCGCAAATTTTTTCTCTCCTACACCGCGCCGGTTTTGTGGAATGTCGTGATGATCGGCGCGATGTTTTGGTGGGGCCGCCATTCGACTCAAAGTCAGCTCGCCGTCTCACTCGCCTGGGCCTCCGTCGCAGGAAGCGCCGCGCAATTTCTCATTCAGCTTCCCGTCGTATTGCGCTGTGCCCCAGCGATTCGGCTCGGCGCGAGCTGGAAAAATCCGGCGGTGCAAATCGTTACACGCAACTTCGTTCCCGTCTTCATCGGACGCGGCGTGGTGCAGCTCAGCGCCTTCATCGACGCGTTGATCGCGAGTCTCCTGCCTATCGGCACGGTGTCCGCGCTGGCTTACGCACAGGTGCTCTACACGTTGCCGGTGAGCTTGTTTGGAATGTCCGTTTCCGCCGCCGAACTGCCCGAGATGTCGTCGGCGCGCGGCACGGAGGAGGAAGTTTTCGCCTACCTGCGGAAGAGGTTGGATAAAGGTCTAACTCGCATTGCGTTTTTCATTGTGCCCTCGGCGATGGCGTTTCTAGCCTTGGGTGATGTTCTGGTCGCGGCGCTTTTTCAAACCGGAAAATTCACTTCCGGGGATGCAAACTACGTCTGGGCAATCCTTGCCGGCTCGACGGTTGGATTGCTGGCCGCGACCCTGGGACGGCTCTACGCCTCCACCTACTACGCGCTGCAAGACACCAAAACTCCGCTCAAGTTTGCCATCATCCGGGTCGTGTTAGTTACGGTGTTAGGATATTGGGCCGCAGTCATTTTGCCAGGCTGGATGGGCTGGAGCGCCGTCTGGGGCGGGGCGGGGCTCACCGCTTCCGCAGGCGTTGCGGGGTGGGTGGAATTTTTCCTCCTTCGCCGCAAGCTTAATCAGAAAATCGGCCCCACTGGACTCCCCGCTGGACTAACTTCACGGCTCTGGACGTCGGCTTTGTTAGCAGCAGGATTGGGCTGGTTGGTAAAACTATCTCTTCCAATCGAGTTGCATCCGATTGTGCGCGCGGCGGTGATTCTGCCGGTTTTTGGAGCGAGTTACTTCGCCTTGGCCGCAATTTTCAAAGTGGAGGAAGCGTTGGCGCTATTCCGGCGATTGCGGCGCTAG
- a CDS encoding PhzF family phenazine biosynthesis protein produces MTILWVVDAFTAIPFQGNPAAVCVLDAPRDASWMQLVAREMNLSETAFLHPIKDGWSLRWFTPTVEVDLCGHATLASAMILWKTGELDHNEEARFLTTSGWLRCRRAGDWIEMDFPTNIAVPCPTPGGLAEALGCELVSVLRSSSDLLVEVADEATLRALIPDFSRLMAFAVRGIIVTCRSAAAEFDFISRFFAPSAGIAEDPVTGSAHCTLATFWQEKLGKNEFTAYQASARGGVVKVSIQGNRILLKGQAVLMSRVEWLAPQSPE; encoded by the coding sequence ATGACGATTCTCTGGGTCGTTGACGCTTTCACCGCAATTCCATTCCAAGGAAATCCGGCGGCGGTCTGCGTGCTCGATGCTCCGCGTGATGCGAGTTGGATGCAACTCGTCGCTCGCGAGATGAATCTATCCGAGACGGCGTTTCTGCATCCTATCAAGGACGGCTGGTCGCTGCGCTGGTTCACGCCCACGGTCGAGGTCGATCTTTGCGGCCATGCCACGTTGGCGAGCGCCATGATTCTGTGGAAAACAGGCGAGTTAGATCATAATGAGGAGGCGCGATTTCTCACCACCAGCGGCTGGCTCAGATGTCGCCGTGCGGGCGATTGGATCGAAATGGATTTCCCGACTAACATCGCGGTCCCCTGCCCGACTCCGGGCGGTCTGGCCGAGGCGCTCGGTTGCGAGTTAGTTTCCGTGCTGCGGAGTTCCAGTGATCTGTTAGTCGAAGTGGCGGATGAAGCGACTTTGCGCGCGCTAATTCCAGATTTTTCTCGACTGATGGCGTTTGCCGTTCGAGGAATCATCGTTACCTGCCGCAGCGCAGCGGCGGAGTTCGATTTCATCTCGCGCTTCTTCGCGCCATCCGCCGGCATCGCGGAAGATCCTGTCACCGGCTCCGCCCATTGCACGCTGGCGACGTTCTGGCAGGAGAAGTTAGGCAAAAATGAATTCACCGCGTATCAAGCCAGCGCACGCGGCGGTGTGGTCAAAGTTAGCATTCAAGGCAACCGGATCCTTCTAAAAGGCCAGGCCGTGTTGATGAGCCGGGTAGAATGGCTAGCGCCGCAATCGCCGGAATAG
- the rhaT gene encoding L-rhamnose/proton symporter RhaT: MNPILGVFFHWLGGLASGSFYVPYKGVRKWSWETYWLVGGFFSWIICPVTLASLMTKDLAGVLHQQTTPTLWWTYFFGAMWGLGGLTFGLTMRYLGMSLGMGVALGYCAAFGTLLPPIFKMFAPSIPVAESIAQIASTTPGQVTLAGVAVCLLGIGIAALAGLTKEKEMSGAEKTQAIAEFDFKKGLLVATFSGIMSACFAFALAAGNPIGTASLAAGTNVIWTGLPKLVVVLLGGFTTNFIWCLFLNLKNRTGYQYISATVKPEHAGHSGAGGGEHGPSHTAASAPAGDLQVPRLSNYLFSALAGVTWYLQFFFYTMGETQMGKFGFASWTLHMASIIIFSTLWGVYFREWKGSSPKVHRLIATGIAVLILSTVIIGYGTWLKGH, encoded by the coding sequence ATGAATCCCATCCTCGGCGTCTTCTTTCACTGGCTGGGCGGCCTCGCTTCCGGCAGCTTTTACGTGCCCTACAAAGGCGTCCGTAAATGGTCGTGGGAAACCTACTGGCTCGTCGGCGGCTTCTTTTCCTGGATCATCTGCCCGGTCACCTTGGCGTCGCTCATGACGAAAGATCTCGCCGGCGTGCTGCATCAACAGACCACACCCACACTCTGGTGGACCTATTTCTTCGGAGCCATGTGGGGCTTGGGCGGACTCACCTTCGGGCTCACCATGCGCTATCTCGGCATGTCGCTCGGCATGGGTGTCGCGCTCGGCTATTGCGCCGCTTTCGGCACGCTCCTCCCGCCGATCTTCAAGATGTTCGCGCCGTCCATTCCCGTGGCGGAATCCATCGCGCAGATCGCCTCGACAACACCGGGCCAGGTCACCCTCGCTGGCGTGGCCGTCTGTTTGCTCGGCATCGGCATCGCCGCGCTCGCTGGGTTGACCAAGGAAAAGGAAATGTCTGGTGCCGAAAAGACGCAGGCGATAGCCGAGTTTGACTTCAAGAAAGGCCTCCTCGTCGCCACGTTTTCGGGAATCATGAGCGCTTGCTTCGCCTTTGCCCTGGCCGCTGGCAATCCCATCGGAACTGCCTCGCTAGCTGCGGGCACCAACGTTATCTGGACCGGACTGCCCAAGCTTGTGGTTGTGCTCCTCGGCGGCTTCACGACCAACTTTATCTGGTGCCTGTTTCTCAACCTCAAAAACCGCACCGGCTACCAGTATATCAGCGCCACGGTAAAGCCAGAGCACGCCGGCCACAGTGGAGCGGGCGGAGGTGAACACGGCCCGTCTCACACCGCCGCCAGCGCACCGGCAGGTGACCTCCAAGTGCCGCGTTTGAGCAACTATTTGTTCTCCGCCCTGGCCGGCGTCACGTGGTATCTGCAATTTTTCTTCTACACCATGGGCGAGACGCAAATGGGTAAATTTGGCTTCGCCAGTTGGACGCTGCACATGGCGAGCATCATCATTTTCAGCACCCTTTGGGGCGTCTATTTCCGCGAATGGAAAGGCTCCAGCCCGAAGGTCCACCGGCTCATCGCCACCGGCATCGCGGTGCTCATTCTTTCCACCGTCATCATTGGCTACGGCACCTGGTTAAAAGGCCACTAA